The Neurospora crassa OR74A linkage group V, whole genome shotgun sequence sequence CCGCGACATCGGAGAACTTGACCTTGACCGCAGTATCGTGATTAAACATCTTGGCCTTGCTCTTGCCGATGCCGAACATGCCACCGGGGCCGCCAGCGCCGCCAGGACCTCTCCTGGAAATGTAGGCAAGCAAACCCACAAGCACCAGGGTAGGGCCGAAGGCAAGGATGATGTTGCCCCAGCTGAATTCGTTGGCATAGCTGACAGGGATCCTCTCAGCTGGCGGAATCCCAAGCTCAGCCTGGGCCTCGTCTAACCTCCTCTCGAAAGCATCGATAGAGCCAATGGTGAAGTAGTAGTGGAAGCCGGGAGAAGCGGCGGGCGAGTCGGGATACATTTGCCTGACAGCCTCCTTGTTGAGATCCACGATAACACGATCCTTGACGACCGTGAGCTTCTCGACCAGGCCCTTTTCCAGAAAGTTCTTGCGCAGTTCCTGCCAGGTGATCTCGCGAGAGTCGTTGCCGGGGAACAGCACCTTGTAGGTCCAGAACAGAACAGCGGTACCAATAACATAGTTCATGAGGCCGCCGTCAAAGCCCTGGGGAGGCTCTTGACCACCTTGGCCCTGAGCACCAGGCCTCTTGGGCCCTTGCTGGCCTTGCTGCTCACCACTTTGCTTTCCTTGTTGGCCGTCGGACTGCTGTTGGCCGGCTTCCTTGCCTTCGCTTTGCTTATTCTGCTCCTCCGACGTCTGCGCTTTCCTGTCGGAATCTGACATGTTCGAAGTGAAAGTGTTGTCATTGAAGCCACTGGCGATAGACTTTGCATTTGGGTTCTTCCTCATGTATTCGACCTCATGTTCACCGAGATCCTTGGCCAGCATAACCAGAGACTTCATGCACCTGAGCTGCTCaaagatggtgatgttgccaCTGATCCACTTTTTCAGAAGCTCTCGCGTCTCCTTTGGGCAGCCGTAGTGCTTGATGCCTTGGAGGATAACATCCTGGCCCTCAATCTTGATTCCCGTCTTCAGTGCGGCCTTTTTAATGAAAGCATCGAAATCCTTGAGATCCTGCTTCTCCATGCGCACCCATCCTGGGGGCAGGGGGCGTTTGGGCTCGAaatcttcctcgtcctcctcgggcttGGGCGACTTGTTGTCGTCATCTTTCTTGGGTTCGGGCTTCTCGGTCGATTGTGTCGAGTAGAGCcgagaggtaggtagctggcGAGCGGACGAGAGGGAGGCCCGGGGGAGGCGGGATGCACGGTATGCGGGCCGGGTGGTAGTCCGGAGGGCCTGCCTGGCGCAAAGCGCAAGCTGCTGCGACGATTGGCGAAATCTGACCGCCATGGCTGGAGGGAGAGACGGTTAGATATGGGAGAAGAGCTGGAGGGGTGCTCTTCGGCTTGGAGGAGGGGTAGGtcaagggtggtggtggtgttgcgcGATGCGCGGATGGGATTCCAACTGAAGCTGGAGGTCAGTGCGGGCACACCCCAATCGAAGAAAACAGGTAGCCAGCACTAAGTAAAAGATGGATGTGCAGCTGGTGGTCTCCTACTGTAGCTGCCATGCACTTTTGGCGACGTGAATTGGGTTGGTGAGGGCCCAGGAAGTCGCGGGAGCTCGGTGGTGTGGTGAGCTTCCTTGCAATGAATGGGACGGGACGTTGAAGGTTGCGACTGCAGGTAGTCGAAGGtggcggtaggtaggtaggcaggcaCGTAACGGATGATGTACTGCCCCTGCGATCATGCAGTGTATGTACCTTGGATGTAGTGGCTGACGGCGGTAGAGCTACGGAGCCGGCGAGCTGGCCTGACtggtgactgactgactgactgacactGCACGCAAAGCAGCTTCCTCCACCTGGTCCGTCCGATATGGCCgacggggggggggggcggcACTGGAGAAAATCAGGTCAAAGCCATTCCATTTGCACGCATCATGCGGCTAAGGACGGACCCCACCCGCCTGTAGGTTACAGCGAGTGCTCCACTCCACACTCACTCGGGTCGGACCTATGTAGCTGAATGCCTGCCTCTTGACGTCCGCGGACCCTGAGAACTTCCACTTCGGCGCCCGACGTTTACACTCGCTATGATCTTCACAGTTGCGTCACGTGTCAAGACAGCTTACCCACCCGTTTGCTCCAAACTCCAACAAACAGAATGCTCGGAATAGCTGCGCTTTTGTGCATTCAACTGATAATTCTAAAATGGTATCCAAGTGGAAATTACAGCATAACGTCTTCCTAATCAGCCTCACCGTCAACAATCACAATCATCAATTGTATCTCCCCCCTTCGCCATCCACAACTCCCCATAAACGCCTTGCGCACTGGTTCCCCACCATGGATGTTTTCCCAACAAGTCGCCAATTCTCCAGGATCCACAGCTATACAAATCCAGCCTCTGCTAGATTTCCATCGTTTCTGGACGTCGAGAAAAGAGAGCCATGCATATGCTGAAATGTATACCATATTGCAAGTACAAAATGCTTCTACTTCTTAAAACAAACACACGAAAAATATGAGTCAAAACAGCTTGGTGACATGCTGTGACCCTCCAGAATGTAAGTGTTGAATAGCAACAGAGATGAGATGCATGCCCCCCTTATCAAAGATCGTAAAAGTCCCTTCAAACCAAAATACCTATACCCTTCCATCTCCATGATAGCCCGCTTCCCAATGCAATACAATGCATAAAATGTGGTCGCATCCTTCATCAGTCTTCCCCGTCCTCGCGAATTCCAGCCTGCTTTTGTCTGGGGTCAATGACCCTTCATAAGACTCTCAAGCTGGTCTCCCTAGTGGCTTCCATTGTTTTGCTTGAGAGGACCCTTTCACTATCACTGCTGATGTGGTACATCGCTGCCAAAGTTGCCATTTTCGACACTAGGATATTCACCACCGCTCATCTCTGCCCAATTCCAGTCCAGTGTTACTGGTAAGCTGAACAAATCTTGCGGCAACATCGGCTGTTGGTAAATCGATCTTGGGTCGCCCGCAGACGGGTCCGCCAGCCCATCCATCACAAAGTCGGCAGGATTCATGTTGGCGATGGCACCGAATCCAGTAAGATCAGCCCAATTGCCGTAGTCAATGCCTTCCATGCCAGTTGGGCCGTCAGTCCATCCGTTGGGCGTCATCCCCGGTGATGGACTCTGACTGAATGGACTGTGGCCGCTCTGTGGGGTGCGGGTGCTTTGCACACCTGGCGAAAGATGATCTTTCACTGATCCCGAATTCGGCTGTGGTGTGGCTGCACTGCCTGCTGTCGGAGGCCGCGGCGTCATGGTTGCGTTCGGATTGAATGAAGAGGCGTGGTCCGCGGATGCGGTAGTGCTCGATGCTGCCTTTCTACTAGATGCTTGCTCCTGCATCTTACGCTTGCGTCGTGACGAGTTCTCTTTCTCGGCTTTGTCAATGACAACCTTTGCGATGCGCTCGAATTCAGCGCAAATACCGAGCATGCGGTGCACACCGCCGGTCTCGGCCTCATGACCAAGCATGGACAGGAAGGTTACAACCACACTCATCAGTTTTGCGTCCGAACGCGCCCTAGGGTCCAAGGGATTCTGGAGGATGTTTCCAAATAACGTCACCAAGGCCGAGACAGGGAAATACAGCACCATCCTGTAACATCTATCAGTGAGTGTGTGAATGGTTCTTCATTCGGAGTTAGACTTACCAGACGCATGAAAAGTCGCCTTGAGGGATATACTTGAGCAGAGAAATCGAGGCTCTTGCGGCTGATGTACACAGTGCTGCTGAAGAGAAGATTCTGGGGTTCAAAGGCCTGGCATTGAGGCCTTGAATGGCAAAGTTTGACAGGCGACTAGTCCAGTAGCCGTGGTGAATAGACATACGATGAATCGTTGTCAAACAGTTGTAGTAGGTAAAATGCAGCATGACGACGTGAAGGATCAGTGGTGTATGGGATGCCTTGATTTCATGCTCGGGTCGGAAGTCGATGGGAATACTGTCTTTCCAGTCTTCAAGTTCCTGATCCAACTCTCCAATGGTGTTCAACAATTCACCATCCGACTGCTTCGTGGCCTTCGTTGCGTATAGTCTTTTATACACCTTGCTCTCGACGATGGAGATCTCAACCATCTTTCTGAAAAGATTCATCTTTCCTTTCCCATCAGCAAGGGGAATGTTACCGATGCCGTCGGCGGGATCTTCGTCAGGAAGGTCAACGTTCATGTCATCATCGTCTTGCGCGGGCGGCCGTCCAGATCGTAAGCAAAGGTCCTTATCCAACATATAAGCGATCCAGAATACCCGTTTCCGCTGTTCAATCTCGATTGGGTTCAGGTTGAAGCCGGTTCCGCGCTTGTGGAGGCCGATAGTATGTGAAAGGCGAATTGCTGTGGCAATGAGAAGGAACGACGGCTGTGGGTTAGGAGTGCCCTGCATAAAGAGAGACATACCCAGGAGAGCCTGGACACTAAGTAAGTCAGTATTGCGCATTGTCAGCTCCGAGAAGACTGCCATGGCATTCTTCATATAACCCCAAGCCttatcatcttcttcctgtGGAACCAAATTGCTCATCACCCGCAGACGGTAAGCGATAGCCAGCGCCACGTTCAAGCTTGCCCACCATCCGGATCCCTGATACGGGTCAGGGGAATACTGTCTTTCGACCAGATGCATAAATGTTGGCTGATGGAACAACGGAAACATGCAGTTGAAGTTCTCAAAATAGTCTTTGAGAAGCGACATGGCTTCCGGCTTGGGAGGTAGCTCTTTGAAAATTACGCGGCGGAACAGATCGCCAAAAATGTCGGGCTTCCATCTTGTCCATTTGTGGTCGTCAACCGAAACATCAGAGATCATCTGCTGGAATGAGCTGTCACCCATCTTCTCATTGACCCACTGGATGCCCTTGGGAGAAAAAATTGAGAAGCCGGAAGATGACCCTTTGACAAGTTAGCAGTGACACCATCAACCCAGGGCCTACATGCCAAGGACTTACCAATGTAACGAGTTTCGCCATTGTTGTTTGTGACGAGGGAGCACATCATTTCAGACAGGGCTGAAACCTCCTGTTCTGTCTCCTCCTTGTCGACTTTCTCGGGAGCTATCGAGGCCCGCTTCTCCCCCTCTTTATCTCTGGGCGCTTCAGGCAAAGGCGAGGCCAGCGAGCTGCGCGGCGTCGAATTGTTTCCATCTTGTCCCGATGCTGCCTGAGAGGGTGAGGTAGGGTTGGAAGCGGCAGCCTGTGAGGTTTGTCTCGACTGTGCTGTCTTCTCCGCGAGCTTCCTTTCAAGCGTTCCGAGGTCGGTGGCTCCGTTATCATCGTCTCCGAGCAAACCTGTCGGCCTGGTTAGGAATCATGCCAAGCTGGAGGCGAGCTACGGGTAAATACCTGATAGTCTCAACAAATGTTCCATGCGGCCTAACCGATTCTCGAGACCTTCAATGTACTTGGCACTGCAAGACACTCAACGATGAGCCAATGTTCACGTGCCTGAGCATCTGCGGGAGGTGTGACATACCCCTTGGGAGgacttctcttcttttccactTGGGTGAAGACGCAATCGGTCTTGTAGTTTATGCAGTGCGTGCAAGCTGGCAGCTTTCCATCACacttgatcttcttctttctgcaCATATCGCAAGCCTAGGGAATTGGGAAGGAGCTCTGTCAGCGACGGTTCTTCGATGGACACCCCCCGGGTTTCTGATCTTGGCCAATGTCTA is a genomic window containing:
- a CDS encoding fungal specific transcription factor domain-containing protein, which codes for MDHLHGGFQMPMAPPPLLNQPPQIFGGYTEHGIPIQQLPHDLAVAQMFGEHGLLDDTSEAKRRRIARACDMCRKKKIKCDGKLPACTHCINYKTDCVFTQVEKKRSPPKGAKYIEGLENRLGRMEHLLRLSGLLGDDDNGATDLGTLERKLAEKTAQSRQTSQAAASNPTSPSQAASGQDGNNSTPRSSLASPLPEAPRDKEGEKRASIAPEKVDKEETEQEVSALSEMMCSLVTNNNGETRYIGSSSGFSIFSPKGIQWVNEKMGDSSFQQMISDVSVDDHKWTRWKPDIFGDLFRRVIFKELPPKPEAMSLLKDYFENFNCMFPLFHQPTFMHLVERQYSPDPYQGSGWWASLNVALAIAYRLRVMSNLVPQEEDDKAWGYMKNAMAVFSELTMRNTDLLSVQALLGMSLFMQGTPNPQPSFLLIATAIRLSHTIGLHKRGTGFNLNPIEIEQRKRVFWIAYMLDKDLCLRSGRPPAQDDDDMNVDLPDEDPADGIGNIPLADGKGKMNLFRKMVEISIVESKVYKRLYATKATKQSDGELLNTIGELDQELEDWKDSIPIDFRPEHEIKASHTPLILHVVMLHFTYYNCLTTIHRMSIHHGYWTSRLSNFAIQGLNARPLNPRIFSSAALCTSAARASISLLKYIPQGDFSCVWMVLYFPVSALVTLFGNILQNPLDPRARSDAKLMSVVVTFLSMLGHEAETGGVHRMLGICAEFERIAKVVIDKAEKENSSRRKRKMQEQASSRKAASSTTASADHASSFNPNATMTPRPPTAGSAATPQPNSGSVKDHLSPGVQSTRTPQSGHSPFSQSPSPGMTPNGWTDGPTGMEGIDYGNWADLTGFGAIANMNPADFVMDGLADPSAGDPRSIYQQPMLPQDLFSLPVTLDWNWAEMSGGEYPSVENGNFGSDVPHQQ